The following DNA comes from Aulosira sp. FACHB-615.
CAGAATCTTTACCACCATGTCCAGGGTCAATCACTACTATAAGTTTACCTTTGGGGACTGGGTTTGGCGGTGTTACTGAGATATTGTCAATTGGAGGTAGAGGCGGAAAACCTATTGGTGGTGTAGCTGGGCGAGTGCGTTGTAACTGTACAGCCAACAACTGATTACTAACTTGGTTGACTTCCCCAATTTGGACTCCCGTAGCTGGTTGAATCAAAATATTGACAGAATCATCTTGGGGTTGCAAACGTACCCGCAAAATGGGACTATTGGCATTTAAAGCAGGGCCGATAACTCTGGGGGCTAATTGAGAATTGGCGATCGCAATCCGAAATAAACCAGAGGATCGATCCCAGCCACCCCTAGCAGATACAGGTCTGTTAGAGCGAATTAACAGTTGTGTGCCATTCTCAGCTAACTCCACCGCTTGAATGATGGCGGGTGAATCATTAACTTGGGAAATGACATTGCTATCGCTATTTCCTGGTAACTTCCCTAGCCGATTTGGTATAATTACAAACCCGCCAACGCTACTATTACTGGCTCGCCAGTCGGGACTATTGGGTTCCACATACAAAGTTATGCGGGCTGTTGGTTGTCTGGTTTGTAACTGAGAAAATTGAATCCGACTCACACCATAACGATTCACCGATAAATCTTGTGATGATAAAGCAGAAGACAAAGACGCACCAGCAATATCGATATGAACTGCGCGTTTGTCAGAACTGCGATTTACCTGAATCTGGGGATTACCACCGTTAGTCCGAACAAAAAAACCATCGCCGGTGACTCGCAAACTTTCTAGTTGAGTTACAGCCGCGAGAGTGTTACCCAGGGGTCTGGTATTTGATGTTACTGGGTCGGGTTTGACAACAGAATAGATATTTCTGGAGGGAAAGTTGGAATTAGGTGTTGTTTCTAAAGGCTGGGGTTCTGGCTGGAGTGAAATATCTGCTGATGAAGTAATGGGTATGGTGGTTGGTGTCGGTAACTGTACTAACCAACGACTACCATTAGTAGGAATAAATTTGATTGCTTGGGGGTCAATAGTATAACCAGGAGCCAGTTCGACAACAATTCTGGCTGTTTGGGGGTCAAATTGTCCCACCCGAATTGAACGCACTGCGCCACCAACAGGTTGTGTTAATTGTGGTCTGCCAAAATCTGTATCTGGTAAATCGATTACCAAGCGAGTGGGATTGAAAATGAGTTGGGCTTTGGGTTGAACCGCTCCCAAAGTATTAAATTCTAAGCGGTTTTGCCTAGCATCAAAGCGCCAAGATTCCAGCTTTGCTGCCAAAGCAGGTGACGATAGTAAAAAGATTGTTCCAATAGTACCGGTGAGTAACCAGTGTAGTTTCACAGTCATTTCTCCTAATTTCTGTTCCTAGAAGCAGTCAATATGTCCACGTATCTATTGGTAAATCCTCACACCGTCACCGCCAAACTTAGTTTTAACTCTAGAAGTTAGAAGTCTGTATGGTGGACATTGTTCATCAGAACTTCTGTAACAGCCAGTAATTATCTGCTGGCACTCAAGACAATAAATACTTTCAGTCAATATACGTAAAATCAGTAGGAATTAGTTTTGAGTTGTTTGATGGCTGATTATCAATGTACCCAAAAAGTTATTGCTACTATCAACTAACTACGGGAAATCTGGTGACATTTAATTTAGCATTTTGAGCAGAAAGCGATATGTAAATGTATCTACTAGTACTAAAAAATTAGTTCTCACTCAAAAAGTGAGAACCGATCATTTTCATCAGTGATATTACAGTCAGATTTTGCTGGGTATCAGCAAGATGACGATGAAGCAGACAAAACTATGAGTTATTCATCGGATTAGTTAAGTATTTCTACTAAAATTTGCTAACTATCGCATTCCTCAATGAATTACAAAAAATCTACTCCCCACTCCCTGCCCACAAAAGTAAATTTGGACATCAAACCGGATTGCTATAGGAGTCATATTTGATTTGGGAAAAAAATCAGTACACTCATACCATTTCACTTTAAAAATGATACGGATATGCAAGTAGCGCCTCGACTTCTCCTGACGGAGACGCTGCGCGAACGCTCGGCGACCAGAAGCAGAGTTGCAGAGGAAGCGATTTCTATCAGTAATTTCGTGAAATGGTATCAGATCAGGCTTCTTTCCTACTCCCGACTCCCCATTCCCTATTCCCTACCTACACAAATAAATTCAGAAATCAAACCGGATTCCTATATATGATGATTTATCTCCGTTTGAGGTACTGGAGTATACCACGGGCAATCCCTTCTGCCATTTGATTTTGATAAGCTGAAGTTCTTAACTTCGCAATATCTTCCCGACCAGTTAAATAACCAGTCTCGACCAAAATTGAAGGCATCGAACTTTTTCTCAGGACAAAAAATCTGGCTCGGCGCACACCCCGATCTCGGACATTCAGACTTTGCAGAATACTGTTATGTACCACCCGCGCCAGGCCCAAACCACTGTCATAATAATAAGTTTCTAAACCACTGACATCGGGACGACCAGCACCGGCAGAATTAGCGTGGATACTGACAAACACATCCGCGTTGGCTCTCTCTGCTAATTGGACTCGTCCAGGAAGAGTCACAAAATAGTCAGAATTACGCGTCATAATCACCTGCACACCATTTTGCTGTAAGATTTCTGCCACCCTTTTGCTAATGGGGAGAATGATATCTTTCTCACGGATACCACCAATACCGATTGCACCGGGGTCTTTACCGCCATGTCCGGGGTCAATCACAACTACAACTCTGCCTTTGGGGATGGGGCGTGTGTTAACTGGAGGTCGGGAAGGAGAATTTTCATTGGGGTCTGGTAATTGGCCTCTATCTGAAGGAAAAGGTAACGTACCAGGAACCGTAACAACACTGCGTGAACCTTGTAATTGCAGTGCTACTTCGTCATTATTTTGGTTAATTTGCCCAAATCGTATTCCCGCCGCAGGTTGGACTAAGATAACCACCGTGTTCGAGTCTGGTGTTTGCAGGCGCACCCGCAAAATGGGACTGTTGGCATTAAATGTGGGGCCTTTAATCCGGGGTGCTAATTTAGCATCATTAATCGTGATGCGATACAACCCAGAAGTTCTATCCCAGCCACCCCTAGCAGTTATGGTTTGGTCGGCTCGAATTAAAAGTTGCTTATTATCATCAGACAGTTCGATAGCTTCAATTGTGGCTGGTTGGTCACTGACAATGCGGCGAGTGGGGGGAGAATATTCGGGTTGATTATCAGAGGAGTTATTTCTTGGTAAGCTGGCAAATCGGTTGGGTAGAACGATTAAACCAGTCGCACCGCTTCTAGCTGCTCGCCAGTCTGGACTATTTTTATCTACTCGCAAAGTCATCCGAACTGCTGGGGGACTGGTTTGGAGTTGGGTAAATTCTACACGACTTACGCCATGCCTGTTAACGCTGAGGTCTCGCTGCGCCAAATTTGTGGATAAAGTGGCGCTGGAGATATCCATAAAAATTGTAGAGCGATCGCGGCTCCGATTCACCCTAATTTGAGGATTGCCGCCACTAGTCCGAATAAAAAAACCATCCCCTGTCACTTGTAAGCTGTCAATTTGAGTGCTGCTTTGTGTTGTGCTGCTTACTCTTGGCAATGGTGGTCTTGTATCTGAGTCTAGGCTGGTGACTACGTTGTAAACATTATCTGCGGAAGAATTTACAGGCTCTAGTCTGGGTCTGGGTAATTGTACCCTCCAACGACTGGGCGTTATCCCGACAAATTTTATCCCTTGGGGGTCAAGAGTGTAACCAGGAGCCAGTTCCACCACAATACGGGCTGTTTGGGGGTCAAACTGACCAACACGAATAGCCCGAACTGCCCCGCCTACAGGTTGTGTTAACTGTGGTCTGCCAAAGGTTGTGTCTGGTAAATCAATAACCAAGCGTGTGGGATTGAAAATGAGTTGTGCTTTGGGTTGGACACCCCCAGAAGTATTAAATTCCAGACGGTTTTGCTGGGCATCAAACCGCCAAGACTCCAGTCTGGCAGCCAACACTGGCGAAGACAGTAAGCAGATCATCCCAACCGTACCGGGTAGTAACCAGTGTAATTTCACAATCCTTTCTCCTGATTCACATTCATGGAAGTCAATATCTCAAAAATTTGCATAAATTGTGCGCCAGTTACGAAATAATTTTGAGATTTGACCTGAACTTTTTTTTGGGTTAAAGAAACAATTAATAACAGGTAACAGGTGACAGAGTGTAAGTTATTTTCAGGTCTAAATTTGATTCTCTGTGGATTTCCTAACTACCTTGGCTATTCTACGCGAACTACTATGAGAGGCAACACAAATATAACCAGATAGTTCTGGTTTTGGTCAATTCTTGTTAATTGTGTTTTTTTGAATGAGCCAACAATTTTAGGAATAACAAATTTCAACTCGGTTTTAAAGATATTGCAATATTGGTAATTACTAGTTTTTAGTCACTATGAACATACTGGGATAAAGATGATTAATCAGGTAAGTTTGGTAACAAATTAAGTTCTCAAAGTTAAGAATCAATAGGCACAATCGCAGAGAAACAACGATATCAGAGGACGCAGATTCTGAGATAGAAGTTTCCTGTCATGTCACTATTCAGTACCCAGGAGTCAGAAGTCAGAATTTAGAGGTATCTAGTAAATTAGTCAGTTAATTCATCAAATATTTCTCCTATTCTTTAAACCTTCTGGCTCCTGGATTCTGACTCCTGAATTCTTACCCTGTCATTAACTCAGGGATGAGGAAATCAGCAAGGAGGAAGTAGATAATTTGATTGCCACCTTTCTGTTTCCTAGCCTCCAGTTACTCAGCTTTCATCTTGAATTAATTGTTCGGAGTCAGTTGCTACTTTTTGGGAATCGGGAAGTACGAAACTTAACACAGGCGGAGCTAAAAAAGTTGTGAGGATAACCATCATAATAATTGCCGCCCCCAATGATTTTGAGAGAACGCCACTAGCTGCGCCGACACCAGCAAATACTAATCCAACTTCTCCTCGTGGAATCATCCCTACACCGATCGCCAAACGATTGATTTGGGGTTGACCAAACACGCTCAAACCTGTAATCACTTTACCAATAATGGCTACTGTAATCAGGAAAATCGCCATAATTAAACCTTCGTGGTTACTGGGAATGACTAACTCGCCACGGGTTTTGAGTTGATCTGCGATCGCCACAAATATTTTATTGAACACATAATATAAGCGATCGCACCACCGACAAGTTCGCCGAACACAAGTGGTAAACCAAGGCGCTTGGATAACTCTCCACCAACTTTGCTGGCGACTTATTCAAAACCCTTACCCTGGATTTCTCTCTTATGAGAAATCCAGGGGTGTGGGAGGAGTGGGAGGATAGTTAAGAAATCTTTCTCCCCTCTCTCCCCACACTCCCCTCTCTCCCCACACTCCCCACACTCCCCACACTCCCCACCCATACGTGAGAAATTCGAGTTACACCCTTTTACCCCTACACCCAGTCTCCACAGTAAATCTTTGTGCGTGAGTTCTATTAAAGATGCGGATGGCGGGGTAGATTTTTGTAGAACCACAGTGTACTTGCTAAAGCTAGGAGTAAATTGTAAATCCACTGTATCCAAGATGGCAGTAATAAAATGAGAGGACGGCCAGCAAAAATAAAAAAGAAATTAAAGATGCTAAAGGTATAGATTGTCAAAATCCGATGGCGAATGATGTGGGGAGACAGATAAAGTTTGCGCCGACGACTATAGGCTTTGGCTTGTGTTTCTGCCCAGCGTCCTAAAATATAAGCGATCGCTGTACATCCACCCAAAATAATTGGCACAGTTATGAGTTTGGGTAGATAAATTGGCCGTTCAAATAAATAAAGTCCTGGACTCCATAGAGTTGCCAGTTGGTTAGTTTGTCGCGCCCAAGCCCCTGAAAAGTAATATTCCCAATTGCCTGCATACAGGTAGTAATAAATAAAGTAACCAAATACTAAGCCACTGTAACCATAGCGGACAAAAGATTCTGAGGGTTTTTTCAGGTCTTGCCAATAAGCCCGTTCCCCATCTATATCAATACAAGCATTTTGACAGCCAACACAGTCACTTTGTTCTTTACCTTCTGGCAAAACAATGCGGCACATTGATTGGCTGATTGGCTGATTCTTCTTATCAACCTTGCTGCTGAATAACCCACTGGGTTGACTGTAAATCTTTTCTACTGGTGCCATTGGACAAAAATAATTACACCATGTCTTGCCGCTATAAAAGTAGCCAACGGTAATCGCAAAGACAATTGTAAATAACAACCATGATGCCAAAATTAGGCGATCGGCATCAAAAAATAAAATCCGACCACATAACCCCAAAAACAACCAGCCAAACTGGAGGTAAGCATAGTTTTTACCCAACCAAGATTTAGGATTGACTTTGGCTAATCTGTAGCGTTCTTTTCCTAATTGAGATTGCTGGTGTTGAGAGTAACGCTGCCAACCCAAAGCGCGGGGAATTTGTGACAGAAACGAAAGCGGGCAAATGCGCCGCCACAGTTCATGGCCAAATACTAGCAAAATAAAAATGGATGCAGGTACAATTACTCCCCACATCACAGTTGTTCCCAAAGGATATGCTCTTTCTGGTAAGCATTTACCTTGCACATGAATACAGCTAACAGCAAATTCCTGTGGGGTAGAAGTATGATTTAAGTGAATCAGAGCCGGAGTCCAAGGGTCGTACAATAGGGAAGCAATAATTAGGAGCCATGCGAAAGTTAACAGACAGCGCACCCAGTGCATCTGACGTTCAGCTATGCTCAAGAGCATGGATCTATTCCACTCAATAATATTTTTTGAATGCCGAATGTAGAACCAGTTAAGTCGATGATTGGGTAAACAATCTAGTTAAAAATTTTGTATTTATCGTTGGGCTTATTATGCAGCTTGGCTAAATCAGACCAGAACAGTATATATACTTAAATCTTTATCTTTTCTTCGTAATTACTCAGCCTAAATACTCACAGTTCAAATTCTGCACGCTTGCTAATAAAGTCGCGGCTAAAGGAACCAAGCTTGCCTACACAGGCTGTAAAACTTTAGTTCTGTGGTGACAGTTTTATTGTGATTTTTAGTTTCCAAAAATGTAACCGTGCCTGTTTTTGACTAGAGCAGTGTCACAGTAGAAACATAGAAATGGTATCGAGCGCATTGACTGTTAACTATTAATGCTTGACAGTTAACGAATGATAGTTCGATGCAGTTTACTTATTAGCATCTGTATACATTGTTTAGAGGAGTGCAAGCTTATGTCTAGAACTGCTTTGTCTGGTTCTCAATTTTGTGCTGGGAAGTTTTGGAAATCTCTACCTTTAGCTTTGCTGTTATTTGTCACGGTGGCTTTACCTGCATCAGCCCAAGAAAAAGAAAAGTTATGGCGGACTTTGACTGTGAGTGGAAGAGGAACGGAATCAATTGCTACTACTTTGTCGCTGGTGAATTTAGGAGTGGAGATTCAAGGTAAAACGGCTGAAGAAGTCCAGCAAGAAGCTGCCAAGCGGTCATCAGCTGTGGTTGCTTTGCTCAAAAGTCGTAATGTCGAGAAATTAGAAACTACAGGTATCCGCCTCAATCCTGTTTACAGTTACACCAACAATGTGCAGCGCATTACTGGCTATGCTGCTGTGAATAATGTGAGTTTTCGCATTCCTACCGAGAAAGCCGGCACATTACTAGATGATGCGGTGAAAGCCGGGGCAACGCAAATTAACGGTGTTAGTTTTATTGCTAGTGATGATGCGATCGCTACCGCTCGCGAAGTCGCACTTAAAGAAGCTACTCAGGATGCCCAGAAACAAGCTAATGCTGTATTGAGCGCGTTAGGACTCAAATCGAAAGAAATCGTCAGCATTCAAGTTAATAATGCCAGCGCCCCGCCATCACCTGTATTTTTCCGCGCCCAGGCGGCAAAAGTCGCGGAAGATGTTTCTACACCTGTAGTTGGTGGTGAACAAGAAATAGAAGCATCGGTGACGTTGCAAATTAGTTATTAATTGTCATTGGTTATTGGTCATTGGTCATTTGTCCTTTGTACTGACAAATAACCAATGACCAACTAAAAATTATCTGGAGACATATCATTCATACTGCTGTCTCCCTCATTTTTAGAACCTAATAAATCCAACTGGTCTACGACAATCACAGGTTTAGAACGACTAACTCCGGTTTGGCGATCGTTCCAGGAGTCAAACTTTAAGGAACCTTTGACGGCAATTTGCTTACCTTTGCGGACATAATTACCAGCCACTTCAGCAGTTTTTCCCCACAATTCCAACTCGAACCAGTCAGGCTCGTCACTGTTGCGTGTTCTTCTGTTGACTGCCAGGGTTAATCTACATTTAGTTTTACCGGAATCAAAATATTTCATGTCTGGGTCGCCACCTACACGACCAATGAGGTGGACTATATTAATAGTCATGTGTCTTACCTTTTAGTACTGGCGTACTGATTTATCTTGTTTTCCATAATAGCCAATTATGAACTGAATAAGGCAGAATTCAGAATTGACCTTTGCTTTAATTGTGGAAGCAGAAGCAAAAATTCTTACCTAGCCAAAATTCCTGATTTCCAGCATAGGAAATTCTGAATTCTGTATTCTGGCTCCTGATGATTAAAAATGTGTTACAAACTTAACAACGTTGCAAGCGATATTAATTTGAGCTATCACTTAGGGAAAACTAATAAAACCGTACGGATATACTGAGTTGGGCAGGGAATATCGAAAACGTGGATGTCACAAATCTAGTCAGTATGGTCAAGAATAAATCAAAAAATGACCAACTTTACTAGACTGATGATCAAAAACGTAATAGAATCCAGCACGATTCCATCTAACATTTTTTTATAGTCAAAAAGTATTGCGAATAGGGGGCGTAGAGAAGCGTGGGGCTGTTTAGGAACTTTCGCTCATCATGGGATATGGGTATCGACCTCGGTACTGCTAATACCCTTGTTTATGTATCAGGTAAAGGCATTGTACTGCAAGAACCTTCTGTAGTGGCGATCGACCAAATCGAAAAGGTGGCGCTGGCAGTAGGAGAAGATGCCAAAAAAATGCTCGGTCGCACACCGGAAAACGTGATTGCCTTGCGTCCCTTGCGCGATGGTGTAATCGCTGATTTTGATACGGCAGAGTTAATGCTGAAAAGTTTTATTCAGCGAGTTAACGAAGGGCGATCGCTAATTTTACCGCGAATTGTGATTGGGATTCCCAGTGGTGTCACTGGGGTAGAAAGACGGGCTGTAATGGATGCCGCAGTTCAAGCTGGGGCAAGAGAAGTATATTTAATCGATGAGCCAGTTGCCGCCGCAATTGGAGCAGGTCTACCAGTTGCCGAACCCACTGGTAACATGATTATCGATATTGGTGGTGGCACAACAGAAGTTGCCGTCTTGAGTCTTCAAGGCACAGTGTTGAGTGAATCAGTACGCATTGCCGGTGATGAACTGACTGAATCCATCGTCCAATATATGAAGAAAGTGCATAACTTGGTAATTGGTGAACGGACTGCGGAAGAAATCAAAATTCGTCTGGGTTCAGCCTATCCCACCAATGAAGATAATGAAACCATGATGGAAGTCAGAGGTTTACATTTACTGTCTGGTTTACCCCGCACTGTGACCATCAAAAGTCCAGAAATCCGCGAAAGTATGTTGGAACCGTTATCCATCATTGTGGAAGCGGTAAAACGGACATTAGAAAGAACCCCGCCAGAACTAGCATCTGACATCATCGACCGTGGTATTATGCTGGCTGGTGGTGGGGCGCTACTCAAAGGCATTGATACCCTAATCAGTCATGAAACGGGGATTGTGACTCACATAGCAGCTGATCCACTCAGCTGTGTTGTACTGGGAACAGGCCGTGTCTTAGAAAACTTTAAACAGCTGGAAAGGGTATTCAGCGCCCGTTCTAAAAATATGTAGGAAAAAATATGAGATATTGGGTTCTATTTGGCTTGAATTTGGGTTTCATATAAATAGAATCCGATATCTATCAAAATATAGAAATAGGTATACATGGTTACTGTACGTCGTTGGTGGGGTCGCAAAGGGTTACAGGTTGCTTCGCTGGCCCTTGTACTAGGTGGTGCTTGGATATTACGACAGACTCAAGGGGCAATGCTACTGGAAGTTTATCAAGTAGTAACAAGTCCTCTACAGCTTTTACAATCTGGGCAAACTCCCGCAGAACGTTTGGAAGAACGCCTCAAAGATGCCCAGTTTATGGAGATGCAAACCCGCATTCAAGAACTGGAAAGCCAAAATCAACAGTTACAAAATTTATTGGGTTATGTCCAACCTGAGCCAGCCGCATCACGTCCAGTACCAGCGCGGGTAGTAGGGCGGAGTGCAGATCATTGGTGGCAACAAGTAACCCTGAATCGTGGCTCAAATTCTGGCATTCAAGAAGGGTATATTGTCAAGGCTGAGGGTGGATTAGTTGGTTTGGTAGATAGTGTCACCCCGAATACTAGCCGTGTGTTGTTGATTAGTGACCTCAAAAGTCAAGTGGGTGTGACTGTTAGCCGTACTTCTGCCAAGGGAGTGTTACGGGGCGATTCTTCCGCAGACGCGGTGCTGGAATTTTATGAAAAAGTGCCGAATGTCAAAGTCGGAGACTTAGTTTCGACTTCCACTTACAGTCAAAAATTTCCCTCTGGTTTGGCAGTAGGCAAAATCAAATCTTTGGATTTAAAGAAACTACCAGCATCGGTGGCGAAAGTTGAACTTTTCCCACCAATTAGGTCATTAGATTGGGTGGCTGTGTATCCTAAACCAACAAACCAACCACAGGAAACGCCACAGTCCAAGGAGCAAGAACAGGCAAATCAACAATGAAGATACCTTCATTCAATGGTCGTAAATCGAACAAGCCAAAAGCTGCGGAACGAAAATCGAAATCTAAAGCTTATCGCAAACCCATCGCCCGTTGGCATCCGCGTGTAGTGCAACTGTTAGATTTGTCTGTGACAGTTGGATCTGTGCTGTTATGCTTGCTGTTATTGCCGACGCGCTTTCCTGGCACAGAATTGTTGGGGTTGGGGCCGAATTGGCTGTTAATTTGGGTGGTGGCTTGGAGTATCAAACGCTCGGTTTGGGAAGGAGCGATCGCAGGTATAGTTTTAGGACTACTGCAAGATGCCCTAACTTCACCAGATCCAACTCACGCCGTCACCTTGGGTTTGGTGGGATTACTCACAGGATTAGTACAGAAGCAGCGATTTATCCAGGAAGACTTTATTTCCATCGCTTTAATTGTCTTTATCATGGCAATTTTGTCGGAGTCAATTTTTGGGTTGCAATTGAGTTTGACGGGCGATCGCAAAGTAGAATACATCTGGGCTTATTACCAAAGAGTTGCCCTAGCATCAGCTATTCTCAGCAGTCTTTGGGCTCCTGTGGTTTACTATCCCCTGAATTTGTGGTGGCAAAAGCGCAAAGCGATCGAACAATAGTTACAGAGGAAATATCTTGAGTGGACATTTGGGAGTGAGGAATCATAGGCTCAGAGCCTAAATCCTCACTCTTTTTGATTAAAAATCAATAGTCAATAGTTTATAGCAGTAGCCAAGTTGCTTAGGACATCGATAAATAATAAGACTTAGACACCACAAAGCTTTTACCCCTGTCATACCAATTCACGAAATTACTGATACAAATCACTTCCTCTGCAACTCTGATTCCGGTCGCCGAGCGAAGTCGAGGCGCTGCTTTCATGTCTGTATCATTTTTAAAGTGAAATGGTATCACCTATTACCTGTCCCTTGCTATAGATGTGAGGTGGTTTAATAACCTATTTTGGGTTATTGTATTGAATAATAAAGTGTTTTGCTCAAAAGGTAGGTGTAACGTTGAAGGATAAAAGACAGAAACTACCAATCAATCAAATTATTTTAGGAGATTGCATAACACTATTAAAAGAAATACCAGATGAATGTATTGATTTAGTTATATCTTCACCTCCATATAATTTAGGAAAGGAATACGAAGCAAGACAAGCTCTCGATATTTATCTAGAATCACAAAAAAATGTTCTACAAGAGTGCAGCCGGGTTTTAAAAAAAACAGGTTCTCTATTTTGGCAGGTAGGAGCTTTTGCGGATAAAGGTACGATTATTCCCCTAGATATTCGCTTATTTCCCATATTAGAATCGTGTGGTTTACTGCCAAGAAATAGAATTATCTGGGCTAGACAACATGGACTTCATGCTCAAAAGAAATTTTCTTGTAGACATGAAACAATTCTCTGGTTTACTAAAAGTAATGAATATATATTCAATTTAGATGCTATAAGAGTTCCGCAAAAATATCAAAATAAAAAGCATTATCGAGGAAATCGTAAGGGAGAATTATCCTGTAATCCAGATGGTAAAAATCCTGGTGACATTTGGTTATTCCGCAATGTGAAACATAATCATGAAGAACAAACGATACATCCTTGTCAGTTTCCAGAAGATTTAGTGTCCAGAATTGTATTAGCGACAACTAATGCAGGTGATTTAGTTTTTGACCCATATATGGGTGCAGGTACAGTCGCAGTTGTTTCCAAAAACCACAACCGTAACTTTATCGGTACGGAAATAGACCCCAAATATCATCAAGTAGGACTTCGCCGACTCAGTGGGGAACCTGATGAAAAAGGTTATTTTCCCAATCTCAAAACTTTACGAGATTATGTTGAGCGTACAGGTCAGCCCATCGAAAAATTTAGATTTGATGTGCAAATTGGCGAAAAAGCCTCAGATA
Coding sequences within:
- the mreD gene encoding rod shape-determining protein MreD codes for the protein MKIPSFNGRKSNKPKAAERKSKSKAYRKPIARWHPRVVQLLDLSVTVGSVLLCLLLLPTRFPGTELLGLGPNWLLIWVVAWSIKRSVWEGAIAGIVLGLLQDALTSPDPTHAVTLGLVGLLTGLVQKQRFIQEDFISIALIVFIMAILSESIFGLQLSLTGDRKVEYIWAYYQRVALASAILSSLWAPVVYYPLNLWWQKRKAIEQ
- a CDS encoding site-specific DNA-methyltransferase, producing MKDKRQKLPINQIILGDCITLLKEIPDECIDLVISSPPYNLGKEYEARQALDIYLESQKNVLQECSRVLKKTGSLFWQVGAFADKGTIIPLDIRLFPILESCGLLPRNRIIWARQHGLHAQKKFSCRHETILWFTKSNEYIFNLDAIRVPQKYQNKKHYRGNRKGELSCNPDGKNPGDIWLFRNVKHNHEEQTIHPCQFPEDLVSRIVLATTNAGDLVFDPYMGAGTVAVVSKNHNRNFIGTEIDPKYHQVGLRRLSGEPDEKGYFPNLKTLRDYVERTGQPIEKFRFDVQIGEKASDRSKAKIYPEEYHLQEMYERLLYEEAAFSATLQGEDIPIDPKLNGNGKKTAEKIQKSQQIELELF